The following coding sequences lie in one Pseudalkalibacillus hwajinpoensis genomic window:
- a CDS encoding ABC transporter permease → MLAYTVRRLLMLIPVLFGMTLIVFFMIRAIPGDPAQVILGQQATEEAIKSLTKQLGLDQPWYLQYIDYIKNLFTGDLGTSLRTSSDISGEIWPYLAATLELSLVAMVIAIFIGVNAGIISAWFQNSWFDYTAMVLALVGVSMPVFWLGLMEQWAFSLELGWLPSTGRENVRNPVDAITHLYLIDTLLQGRMDQFVEVVKHLILPGIALGTIPMAIIARMTRSSMLEVMRSDFVRTARAKGTKMFWVVYKHSLKNAFIPVLTVIGLQMGLLLGGAILTETIFGWPGVGRYIYDAINFRDYPVIQSGILIVAVIFVFINLIVDLLYAAIDPRIKYN, encoded by the coding sequence ATGCTTGCTTATACAGTTAGACGATTGCTAATGCTTATCCCGGTTTTATTTGGAATGACACTTATTGTGTTCTTTATGATTCGAGCTATTCCTGGAGATCCTGCCCAGGTCATTTTAGGTCAACAGGCAACAGAGGAAGCGATAAAAAGTTTAACCAAACAGCTTGGCCTCGATCAGCCGTGGTATCTACAATATATCGACTATATTAAAAACTTGTTTACAGGTGATTTAGGCACATCTCTTCGAACAAGTTCAGATATTAGTGGAGAAATTTGGCCATATCTTGCTGCTACTCTTGAACTGTCGCTTGTGGCGATGGTTATAGCTATTTTTATTGGCGTCAATGCAGGGATTATTAGTGCATGGTTTCAAAACTCTTGGTTCGATTACACGGCTATGGTACTTGCGCTAGTCGGTGTGTCGATGCCTGTTTTCTGGCTTGGTTTGATGGAACAATGGGCATTCTCGCTTGAACTTGGGTGGCTACCATCCACAGGTCGCGAAAATGTGAGAAACCCTGTTGATGCTATCACACATCTTTATCTTATTGATACCTTACTTCAGGGAAGAATGGATCAATTTGTAGAAGTGGTTAAGCATTTGATTCTACCTGGTATTGCTCTTGGAACAATACCGATGGCTATCATTGCTCGAATGACACGCTCAAGTATGCTTGAGGTTATGCGCTCTGATTTTGTTCGAACAGCTCGCGCAAAAGGTACAAAGATGTTTTGGGTTGTGTATAAGCATTCATTAAAAAATGCATTTATTCCTGTGCTTACTGTAATTGGACTTCAAATGGGTCTACTACTTGGTGGAGCTATTCTTACTGAAACAATATTTGGCTGGCCAGGAGTCGGTCGGTATATATACGACGCCATTAATTTCAGGGATTATCCAGTGATTCAATCTGGTATTCTCATCGTTGCTGTCATCTTTGTTTTTATTAATCTCATTGTCGATCTGTTATACGCTGCAATTGATCCTCGAATCAAATACAACTAA
- a CDS encoding ABC transporter ATP-binding protein, whose translation MQEALLEVKQLKKHFPIQGGVLKQQVGTVKAVDGVTFTLHKGETFGLVGESGCGKSTTGRMLMRLLEPSEGEVLFDGKEMTSLNKKDLRHLRKDIQMVFQDPFASLNPRHTVEKIIEEPLIVHQLGNKAERKKRVRELLEIVGLSAYHAKRYPHQFSGGQRQRIGIARALAVNPKLIIADEPVSALDVSIQAQVLNLLEDLQKELGLTYLFIAHDLGVVRHISDRVGVMYLGRIVEMADSEKLYLDSKHPYTQALLSAVPVPDPEYGKDRIILTGDVPSPSNPPSGCPFHTRCPKAMDVCSSVVPEFREIEPGHYTACHLYEEDHV comes from the coding sequence TTGCAAGAAGCATTACTTGAAGTAAAACAGCTTAAGAAGCATTTCCCAATTCAGGGAGGCGTACTTAAACAGCAGGTAGGAACAGTGAAGGCTGTGGACGGTGTAACCTTTACCTTACATAAAGGAGAAACATTTGGGTTAGTTGGGGAAAGTGGATGTGGGAAGTCAACAACTGGTCGTATGTTGATGAGACTTCTTGAGCCAAGTGAAGGGGAAGTTCTCTTTGATGGAAAAGAAATGACCAGTTTAAACAAAAAGGATCTTCGTCACCTTAGAAAAGATATTCAAATGGTGTTTCAGGATCCTTTTGCATCGCTTAATCCGAGACATACAGTTGAGAAAATTATCGAAGAACCTCTTATCGTTCATCAGCTTGGTAATAAAGCAGAGCGTAAAAAAAGGGTAAGAGAACTTCTTGAAATTGTTGGGCTTAGTGCATACCATGCCAAACGTTATCCTCACCAATTCAGTGGTGGACAGCGTCAAAGAATAGGTATAGCACGGGCACTTGCAGTTAATCCGAAGTTAATTATCGCGGATGAACCTGTTTCAGCACTTGATGTTTCGATCCAAGCTCAAGTATTAAATCTTTTAGAAGATCTTCAGAAAGAGCTTGGACTAACATATTTGTTTATAGCTCATGATTTAGGAGTTGTTCGTCATATTAGCGATCGTGTCGGAGTGATGTACCTTGGGCGCATTGTTGAAATGGCAGATAGTGAAAAGCTCTATTTGGATTCAAAACATCCGTATACACAGGCTCTTCTTTCAGCGGTGCCGGTTCCAGATCCTGAATATGGGAAAGACAGAATTATTCTTACTGGAGATGTACCAAGTCCATCTAATCCGCCATCAGGGTGTCCTTTTCACACAAGATGTCCTAAGGCGATGGACGTGTGCAGCTCCGTAGTTCCCGAATTCAGGGAGATAGAACCTGGGCACTATACAGCGTGTCATCTGTATGAAGAAGACCATGTATAA
- a CDS encoding ABC transporter substrate-binding protein, giving the protein MKKTIFSLMFVLLLSIGLAGCGGSNETNGNGGGDSGEGGEEAGGTLIFGRGGDSVSLDPASVTDGESFKVTKNIFDTLLDYGDDNTDVQEALATEWEVSDDGKTYTFTLREGVKFHDGTDFNADAVVYNFERWMNGNEEAFYYYKSMFGGFKGDEGHVIESVTAKDDYTVEFKLKRPQAPFLKNIAMSPFAIASPDALEKQGDKFGENPVGTGPFVFDQWNRNDKIVLNKNEEYWMDGYPKLDSVIFRAIPDNSARLNALMAGEIDLMDGLNPSDVQQVEDNGDLQTFFRPSMNVGYVGLTTNRGPLKDKLVRQALNHAVDKQALIDSFYAGQAEPAKNPMPPVIGGYNDDIEGYEYDLDKAKELLKEAGYEDGFEMELWAMPVPRPYMPDGQKVAEVLQKSFAEIGVDAEIKSYEWATYLEKARNGEADSFLLGWTGDNGDADNFLYVLLDQDNIGSNNYTYYENQELHDLLIEAQSTPDEEERNKLYAEAQEIIHEDAPWIPLVHSKPALGGSSTIKGFSPHPTGSDKLTKVTLQ; this is encoded by the coding sequence ATGAAGAAGACCATTTTTTCATTAATGTTTGTATTGCTTCTTTCGATCGGTCTAGCCGGTTGCGGTGGATCTAACGAAACGAATGGCAATGGTGGGGGAGACTCCGGAGAAGGAGGCGAAGAAGCAGGTGGAACGTTGATCTTTGGTCGCGGTGGTGACTCCGTATCACTTGATCCAGCATCTGTTACAGACGGGGAATCATTTAAAGTAACAAAGAACATCTTTGATACGCTCCTTGATTACGGTGATGATAACACAGATGTACAGGAAGCACTTGCAACAGAGTGGGAAGTTTCTGATGATGGTAAGACGTATACGTTCACACTTCGTGAAGGCGTGAAGTTCCATGACGGTACAGACTTTAATGCAGATGCCGTTGTTTACAACTTCGAACGTTGGATGAATGGGAATGAAGAAGCTTTCTATTACTATAAATCCATGTTCGGTGGATTTAAAGGTGATGAAGGGCACGTTATTGAAAGTGTAACGGCGAAAGACGATTACACAGTTGAATTTAAATTGAAGCGTCCACAGGCGCCATTCTTAAAAAATATCGCGATGTCTCCATTTGCGATTGCTAGTCCTGATGCACTTGAAAAGCAGGGCGACAAGTTTGGTGAGAATCCTGTAGGTACTGGTCCGTTTGTATTTGATCAGTGGAACAGAAATGACAAAATCGTTCTAAATAAAAACGAAGAGTACTGGATGGATGGTTATCCAAAACTTGATAGTGTTATTTTCAGAGCGATTCCTGATAACTCAGCACGTCTAAATGCCTTAATGGCTGGAGAAATCGATTTGATGGATGGCCTTAACCCTTCTGATGTGCAGCAGGTAGAAGACAATGGCGATCTTCAAACGTTCTTCCGACCTTCTATGAACGTTGGATACGTTGGATTGACAACAAATCGTGGACCATTAAAAGATAAGCTTGTACGTCAGGCGCTAAACCACGCTGTGGACAAGCAAGCGCTTATCGATTCTTTCTATGCTGGACAAGCTGAACCAGCGAAAAACCCAATGCCTCCGGTAATCGGTGGATATAACGATGATATTGAAGGTTATGAATATGATCTTGATAAAGCGAAGGAACTTCTAAAAGAAGCTGGCTATGAAGATGGTTTTGAAATGGAGCTTTGGGCAATGCCTGTTCCACGTCCATATATGCCAGATGGTCAAAAAGTAGCAGAAGTTCTTCAGAAAAGCTTCGCAGAAATTGGCGTAGATGCTGAAATCAAATCGTACGAGTGGGCAACTTATCTTGAAAAAGCTCGTAATGGTGAAGCTGATAGCTTCTTGCTAGGTTGGACAGGGGATAATGGTGACGCTGATAACTTCCTATATGTACTCCTTGATCAGGATAACATTGGAAGCAACAACTATACGTATTATGAAAACCAGGAGCTTCATGATCTTCTAATCGAAGCACAGTCGACTCCAGATGAAGAAGAGCGTAATAAGCTTTATGCAGAAGCTCAAGAAATCATCCATGAAGATGCTCCGTGGATTCCTCTTGTACATTCTAAGCCAGCACTTGGTGGCTCTAGTACAATTAAAGGATTCTCACCGCATCCAACTGGTTCTGACAAGCTAACGAAAGTAACGCTTCAATAG
- a CDS encoding ABC transporter ATP-binding protein, giving the protein MEHPVLNVSGLETHFFTDDGEIPAVDSVDFHVNKGEVLGIVGESGSGKSVTSLSIMQLIQAPGKVVGGEITYKGDNLLTKSEKEMRKIRGNEIGMIFQEPMTSLNPVFRIGNQLVEGIRIHKKWNKKKSWEHAISILKLVGLPRAEELMNDYPHQLSGGMRQRVMIAMAMACEPEVLIADEPTTALDVTIQAQILELMKKLNQETNTSIIMITHDLGVVAEICDRIVVMYSGKIVEQGKTSDIFQHPKHPYTIGLIESVPDVRVRKDRLYSIPGNVPKPGSIHKGCHFAPRCSFAFDKCYEENPTLLDAGPGQQARCWLHEDEKKVAILENVKS; this is encoded by the coding sequence ATGGAACATCCAGTTTTAAATGTTAGTGGATTAGAAACGCACTTTTTTACTGATGATGGAGAGATTCCAGCAGTAGACTCCGTTGACTTTCATGTAAATAAAGGTGAAGTACTTGGGATTGTTGGGGAGTCTGGCTCTGGAAAGAGTGTGACTTCATTGTCCATTATGCAACTTATTCAGGCCCCAGGAAAAGTTGTAGGAGGAGAAATTACATACAAAGGGGATAACCTTCTTACGAAATCAGAGAAAGAGATGAGAAAAATAAGGGGAAATGAAATCGGAATGATCTTCCAGGAACCGATGACATCCCTTAATCCTGTATTTAGAATCGGCAATCAGCTCGTTGAAGGAATTCGAATACATAAAAAATGGAACAAGAAAAAATCCTGGGAGCATGCTATATCAATTCTTAAACTAGTTGGGCTTCCTAGGGCTGAAGAACTTATGAATGATTACCCTCATCAATTATCTGGGGGGATGCGGCAGCGCGTTATGATTGCGATGGCGATGGCATGTGAACCAGAAGTACTCATTGCTGATGAGCCAACAACAGCTCTTGATGTGACGATTCAAGCTCAGATTCTAGAGCTCATGAAGAAATTGAACCAAGAAACTAATACATCGATTATTATGATTACACACGATCTGGGTGTAGTCGCAGAAATTTGTGATCGTATTGTTGTTATGTACTCTGGCAAAATCGTTGAGCAGGGAAAAACAAGTGATATTTTTCAGCATCCAAAGCATCCGTATACGATTGGGTTAATCGAATCAGTACCTGATGTGAGAGTTCGAAAAGACAGGCTGTATTCTATCCCTGGAAATGTGCCAAAACCAGGTTCGATTCATAAAGGATGTCATTTTGCTCCGCGTTGTAGTTTTGCTTTCGATAAATGCTATGAAGAGAATCCAACGTTGTTAGATGCAGGACCAGGACAACAGGCTAGGTGCTGGCTTCATGAAGACGAGAAAAAAGTAGCTATATTAGAGAATGTGAAAAGCTAA
- the nikC gene encoding nickel transporter permease, producing MAEIAPQKKVNVQKQPDEEVLSPWREAWKGFRRNKLAMVGMGIVLFFILLAIFAGVIAPEGINEQKLGERLQSPSASHWFGTDDFGRDILSRIIYGARISLWVGFFAVLGSAAVGSLLGMVAGYYGKLVDTIISRIFDIMLAFPSILLAIAVVAVLGPSLRNALIAIAIINIPNFGRLVRSRVLSVKQEEYVMAARAVGMKDSRIIFHHILPNSLAPIIVQGTLAIATAILEAAALSFLGLGAQAPQPEWGKMLADSRSYIIQAPWTVFFPGLAIMLTVLGFNLLGDGLRDALDPKMKK from the coding sequence ATGGCTGAAATTGCTCCGCAAAAAAAAGTGAATGTTCAAAAGCAACCAGATGAAGAAGTATTATCGCCATGGCGTGAAGCCTGGAAAGGATTCAGGAGAAATAAGCTAGCGATGGTCGGCATGGGGATTGTACTTTTTTTCATTCTTCTAGCGATCTTTGCAGGGGTCATCGCTCCTGAAGGGATTAACGAACAAAAATTAGGTGAACGACTTCAATCTCCATCAGCCAGTCATTGGTTTGGAACCGATGATTTCGGTCGCGATATTTTATCACGTATAATTTATGGGGCAAGAATTTCTTTATGGGTTGGCTTTTTTGCAGTACTAGGTTCAGCGGCGGTAGGGAGTTTACTAGGTATGGTAGCAGGTTATTACGGTAAGCTAGTGGATACGATTATTTCACGTATATTTGATATTATGCTTGCGTTCCCAAGTATTCTTCTTGCTATTGCTGTTGTTGCCGTACTAGGACCATCGCTAAGAAATGCACTTATCGCGATTGCGATCATTAATATTCCGAACTTTGGAAGGCTTGTTCGATCAAGGGTGTTAAGTGTGAAGCAGGAAGAGTATGTTATGGCGGCTAGAGCTGTTGGGATGAAAGATTCAAGAATCATTTTTCATCATATATTGCCAAATTCACTTGCACCTATAATTGTGCAAGGAACACTTGCAATTGCAACGGCTATTCTGGAGGCAGCGGCCCTTAGTTTTCTTGGTCTTGGTGCACAGGCGCCACAGCCTGAGTGGGGGAAAATGCTTGCAGATTCACGTTCGTATATTATTCAGGCACCATGGACTGTATTCTTTCCAGGACTTGCGATTATGCTAACGGTTCTTGGATTTAACCTACTTGGTGATGGTCTTCGAGATGCGCTTGATCCAAAAATGAAGAAATAA
- a CDS encoding FUSC family protein, with amino-acid sequence MKFGARIFKTGLAITLALYIATWLGLEPPTFAGVAALFAIQPSIYRSYQTVIDQFQSNIIGAVLAVILVLLFGNQPIVIGLGAIIIIAINIKLKIESTIPLAIVTVILIMNAPQEEFITFATNRFLVIMVGVISSFFVNLVFVPPRYETKLFHKIVSNTEYISQWIRLATRNDAEHKVLKENLIKLKEDTVKSDQYFLLYKEERTYFKRRDFVKARKLVLFRQMIATTEKSLAILKMLDQLDVKILIMPDEVRKMIQTHLDELTNYHERIHLKYIGKVRNQSPEEMLNTVGSGESTLTERYVDLYENGECNRELWMTIFPLIGMIIDYHDHLEHLDLLVDSFHSYHQEENEVDIQELHAK; translated from the coding sequence ATGAAGTTTGGTGCCCGTATTTTTAAAACAGGGCTAGCGATTACTCTCGCACTTTATATTGCAACATGGCTTGGACTCGAGCCGCCGACCTTTGCTGGCGTAGCTGCATTATTTGCCATTCAGCCGTCGATTTACAGATCTTATCAAACCGTTATTGATCAATTTCAATCCAATATTATTGGAGCCGTGCTTGCAGTTATACTCGTTCTGCTCTTTGGAAATCAGCCAATCGTAATTGGTCTAGGTGCGATCATCATTATCGCCATTAATATTAAATTGAAAATCGAAAGTACGATACCACTCGCAATCGTAACTGTTATTTTAATCATGAATGCTCCTCAGGAGGAATTCATCACTTTTGCGACAAACCGATTCTTAGTCATTATGGTCGGTGTGATCAGTTCTTTCTTTGTAAACTTAGTTTTCGTACCACCGAGATATGAAACGAAATTATTCCACAAAATTGTGAGCAATACTGAATATATTTCACAGTGGATCAGGCTTGCTACTAGAAACGATGCCGAACATAAAGTATTGAAAGAGAACTTAATTAAGTTGAAAGAAGATACAGTTAAAAGTGATCAGTATTTTCTTCTATACAAAGAAGAGCGTACGTACTTCAAACGCAGAGATTTTGTAAAAGCACGTAAGCTCGTCCTATTTAGACAGATGATTGCTACAACAGAAAAGTCACTTGCTATACTAAAAATGCTTGATCAACTTGATGTGAAGATTTTGATCATGCCTGACGAGGTGAGAAAGATGATTCAGACTCACCTCGATGAGCTAACAAATTATCACGAACGCATCCATTTAAAATATATCGGAAAAGTGAGGAACCAGTCTCCTGAGGAAATGTTAAACACCGTTGGATCCGGGGAGTCTACCTTAACCGAACGCTATGTTGACTTATACGAAAATGGCGAATGTAATCGCGAGCTTTGGATGACAATCTTCCCCTTAATCGGAATGATTATCGATTACCACGATCACCTTGAACACCTTGATTTACTTGTCGATAGCTTTCATTCCTATCACCAGGAAGAAAATGAAGTTGATATTCAGGAGCTTCATGCCAAATAA